A single Saccharolobus shibatae B12 DNA region contains:
- a CDS encoding Cdc6/Cdc18 family protein → MYVIRETLKGGKGEVIKNPKVFIDPLSVFKEIPFREDILRDAAIAIRYFVKNEVKFSNLFLGLTGTGKTFVSKYIYNEIEEVKNEDEEYKDVKQAYVNCREVGGTPQAVLSSLAGKLTGFSVPKHGINLGEYIDKIKNGTRNIKAIIYLDEVDTLVKRRGGDIVLYQLLRSDANISVIMISNDINVRDYMEPRVLSSLGPSVIFKPYDAEQLKFILSKYAEYGLIKGTYDDDILGYIAAISAKEHGDARKAVNLLFRAAQLASGGGMIKKEHVDKAIVDYEQERLIEAVKALPFHYKLALRSLIESEDVMSAHKMYTDLCNKFKQKPLSYRRFSDIISELDMFGIVKIRIVNRGRAGGVKKYALVEDKEKVLRALNETFEDSISIGDFDDVGEN, encoded by the coding sequence GTGTATGTGATAAGGGAAACACTGAAAGGTGGTAAGGGTGAAGTTATAAAAAACCCTAAGGTCTTTATCGATCCGTTATCTGTATTTAAGGAAATTCCGTTCAGAGAGGATATATTAAGGGATGCTGCAATAGCCATTAGGTATTTCGTTAAGAATGAGGTCAAGTTTTCGAACTTATTTCTTGGCTTAACCGGTACTGGGAAGACCTTCGTGAGTAAATACATATATAACGAGATTGAGGAGGTTAAGAATGAGGATGAGGAATATAAGGATGTAAAACAAGCATATGTTAATTGTAGAGAAGTCGGTGGAACACCACAGGCAGTATTATCATCCTTAGCAGGCAAATTGACTGGTTTTTCAGTCCCTAAGCATGGTATTAATCTAGGTGAGTACATTGATAAGATAAAAAATGGTACTAGGAACATAAAGGCCATAATATATCTTGACGAGGTTGACACACTGGTTAAGAGAAGAGGGGGAGATATAGTACTTTATCAACTGCTTAGGTCTGATGCTAATATATCAGTTATAATGATTAGTAATGACATAAATGTTCGTGACTATATGGAGCCTAGAGTTTTATCATCCTTAGGTCCTTCAGTTATCTTTAAACCATATGACGCAGAACAACTGAAATTTATCCTTTCAAAGTACGCAGAATATGGTTTAATAAAAGGTACCTATGATGATGATATACTAGGTTATATCGCAGCTATCTCTGCTAAAGAACATGGTGATGCAAGAAAGGCAGTCAATTTACTTTTTAGAGCAGCTCAGCTAGCTTCTGGTGGGGGCATGATTAAAAAAGAGCACGTAGATAAGGCGATCGTAGATTATGAACAAGAGAGGCTTATAGAGGCCGTAAAAGCCCTTCCTTTTCATTATAAATTGGCTTTAAGAAGTCTAATAGAGTCAGAAGACGTGATGTCTGCTCACAAAATGTATACTGATCTTTGTAATAAATTTAAACAAAAACCTTTGTCGTATAGAAGATTTTCAGACATAATATCAGAATTGGATATGTTTGGGATAGTTAAGATAAGGATAGTTAATAGGGGTAGAGCTGGTGGAGTCAAGAAGTACGCTTTAGTGGAAGATAAGGAGAAGGTGTTAAGGGCACTTAATGAGACTTTTGAAGATAGTATAAGTATTGGTGATTTTGATGATGTGGGAGAAAATTAA
- a CDS encoding mechanosensitive ion channel family protein: MIAVIIVSAQTSVSQALSGIATSIIDAIPSIIVFVIILLIGYIIANIVSYSIRAFLGRIFREEHVRASVDIIAGTVKALIILIALSIALSFLQLGAASGYVQQIANYLPKLAGAIVLLTIGLTLVNILVDYMQRQIGAKSQDDLITAIFNVLRFGLYAAIITVAAALAIFSVIPYVDPYVFYAVILGAVILYAAYALIDKVLVPFANSNPDLAYVANYGRLILYIIILLIAIAIIVEPFGNVTSIIYALSWGLAIAFAIALIPLVIALVKKFLAEIK; encoded by the coding sequence GTGATAGCTGTGATAATAGTATCGGCTCAAACATCGGTTTCCCAAGCGTTATCTGGGATAGCGACTAGTATTATTGACGCAATACCTTCTATAATAGTGTTTGTAATAATACTATTAATAGGTTATATAATAGCTAATATAGTATCGTATTCCATTAGGGCATTCTTAGGTAGGATTTTTAGAGAAGAACACGTTAGAGCTAGCGTTGACATAATAGCAGGTACAGTGAAGGCGTTAATCATATTAATTGCACTGTCAATAGCTCTTTCTTTTCTACAACTAGGAGCAGCTTCTGGATATGTTCAACAGATAGCTAATTATTTGCCTAAGTTAGCTGGGGCTATAGTACTCCTTACCATAGGCTTAACTCTAGTTAATATTTTAGTTGATTACATGCAGAGGCAAATAGGAGCTAAATCTCAAGATGACTTAATAACTGCCATATTTAACGTTCTGAGGTTTGGTCTATATGCCGCAATCATAACTGTTGCTGCAGCCTTAGCAATTTTTAGTGTTATACCCTATGTTGATCCTTATGTCTTTTATGCAGTAATATTAGGTGCAGTAATATTATACGCAGCATATGCCCTGATTGATAAAGTGCTAGTTCCCTTTGCGAACTCTAATCCAGACCTAGCCTATGTGGCAAATTATGGCAGATTAATATTGTATATAATTATACTACTAATTGCAATAGCCATAATAGTTGAACCCTTCGGAAACGTTACATCAATAATATACGCTTTATCATGGGGTCTAGCGATAGCTTTTGCGATAGCATTAATTCCTCTAGTTATAGCTTTAGTAAAGAAATTCTTAGCAGAAATTAAGTGA
- a CDS encoding 4a-hydroxytetrahydrobiopterin dehydratase — protein sequence MVGISSKELEELKSNGWLILEDEKKIKKEFKFKDFKQSIDFLKDIQPSADALDHHPDVCVYYNKVIVELTTHDVGGLTDLDYKLAIKIDELYKMKTSNL from the coding sequence ATGGTTGGGATTTCGTCGAAAGAACTAGAGGAACTTAAAAGTAACGGCTGGTTAATATTAGAGGATGAAAAGAAGATTAAGAAGGAATTCAAGTTTAAGGATTTTAAGCAATCAATAGATTTCTTGAAAGATATACAACCATCAGCCGATGCTTTAGATCATCACCCTGATGTTTGTGTCTATTATAATAAAGTAATAGTGGAGTTAACAACCCATGATGTGGGAGGATTAACAGATCTTGACTATAAATTAGCTATAAAAATTGATGAACTTTACAAAATGAAAACTAGCAATTTATAA
- a CDS encoding tetratricopeptide repeat protein codes for MKCARSYKMLILPKRLIDILSESMSLKEAYTQYKNRNLNYALKLLDELITQDPNLKEAYSLKGKILFELGKLQEAYENFQKAEDKIGMAKVLIAQGLYRDALTYLDDNSKESSKLRGLIYLKLENYEKALDEIKTIEDEDPLVYKIRGISELKLGRYNDAIIDLSFAIEKYPTDAELYFYRALAQRGLGNYKEAESDLEMAINLNPYYAEVYFSLGELKESRGLLQEAVDMYSKTININPLYRSAYVRRAKSLMKLGREDEAYADIRKANELDSS; via the coding sequence ATGAAGTGTGCAAGATCGTATAAAATGCTTATTTTACCAAAAAGATTAATTGATATATTAAGTGAGAGTATGAGCCTAAAAGAAGCTTATACCCAATATAAAAACAGGAACTTAAATTACGCATTAAAATTATTAGATGAGTTAATCACACAGGATCCAAATCTAAAGGAAGCTTACTCCCTAAAAGGGAAAATACTCTTTGAATTAGGGAAACTACAAGAGGCTTACGAGAATTTTCAGAAGGCCGAAGATAAAATTGGAATGGCAAAAGTACTCATAGCTCAAGGACTTTATAGAGATGCACTAACATATTTAGATGATAATTCGAAGGAGTCTAGTAAACTAAGAGGACTGATTTATTTAAAATTGGAAAATTACGAAAAAGCCCTAGATGAGATTAAGACTATAGAAGATGAGGATCCTTTAGTATATAAGATAAGGGGGATCTCGGAACTTAAATTAGGTAGATATAATGATGCAATAATTGACTTAAGTTTTGCAATTGAGAAATATCCTACTGACGCTGAATTGTACTTTTATAGGGCTTTGGCTCAAAGAGGATTAGGAAACTATAAGGAAGCAGAAAGTGATTTGGAAATGGCAATTAATCTAAACCCATACTATGCAGAAGTATACTTTAGTTTAGGAGAATTAAAGGAAAGTAGGGGATTATTACAAGAAGCAGTGGATATGTACTCTAAAACAATCAATATCAATCCATTATATAGAAGTGCATACGTAAGGAGAGCTAAATCTCTAATGAAATTAGGAAGGGAAGATGAAGCCTATGCTGATATTCGAAAAGCTAACGAGCTGGATAGCTCTTAA
- a CDS encoding gamma-glutamylcyclotransferase, whose amino-acid sequence MYLFVYGSLRYGFELNHLVAKSRFIGLGYIEGYEMYDLGNYPGVIKGDGIVWGEVYEIDENLIKLLDEVEDYKGSADDLYVREKTRVYFDQKRKYYLDNVYFYRYNREIANDMEKIEDGDYSAWSGMPIIVNYFAYAENTNEKILRQRGVDIMLSEIPAYMKGYRLIFNIPCKYGYCANLIEDENGVICGYLQKVFLHTLNSLDKAEQHLIKYIREVVKVYDRNGKEYFAYAYVSSHKEDREKPSEEYLKIIREGLMRGWGNECVSTGLYDEPGVS is encoded by the coding sequence ATGTACCTATTCGTATATGGAAGTTTAAGATATGGTTTCGAGCTAAATCATCTAGTAGCTAAATCAAGGTTTATAGGCTTAGGTTATATAGAAGGTTATGAAATGTACGATTTAGGAAATTACCCAGGTGTAATTAAAGGTGATGGTATAGTTTGGGGAGAAGTTTATGAGATAGATGAAAATCTAATTAAATTACTTGATGAGGTAGAGGATTATAAAGGATCCGCAGATGACTTATATGTAAGAGAAAAAACTAGGGTATATTTTGATCAGAAAAGAAAATATTACTTAGATAATGTATATTTTTACAGATACAACAGAGAAATAGCTAACGATATGGAGAAAATAGAAGACGGTGATTACTCAGCGTGGAGCGGAATGCCCATAATTGTGAACTATTTTGCATATGCTGAAAATACTAATGAGAAGATTTTACGTCAGCGTGGAGTTGACATAATGTTAAGTGAAATTCCAGCCTATATGAAAGGCTATAGGCTGATATTTAACATACCTTGCAAATACGGTTATTGCGCAAACCTAATAGAAGACGAAAACGGCGTAATATGTGGATATTTGCAAAAGGTATTTCTTCATACTTTAAACTCCTTAGATAAAGCTGAACAACACCTAATAAAGTATATTAGAGAAGTTGTGAAAGTTTACGATAGAAATGGGAAGGAGTATTTTGCATATGCCTACGTCTCTAGCCACAAAGAGGATAGAGAGAAACCAAGCGAAGAGTACCTAAAAATAATTAGAGAAGGGCTAATGAGAGGATGGGGAAATGAGTGTGTAAGCACTGGATTATATGATGAGCCTGGCGTATCTTGA